TAACTACTGGAGAGTTGTTTATTATTGAATTCGTGAAATAGGTTTCGTGGATGGGTTGGAGATGGGAAACAATACGAAGGTGAAAGAAGCATCAATTTTCTGAGCTTAATTTCTTTGTCAGTTTCTTGATATCAGTCACCTTAAAAATTTTCTATATGGTGATTTACTAGGCTGCAATAATGAGAATTGGTTTGAGAGAAATGAAGGCGCTTTCAAAGCTGCTTTTCCCTTCTGTTAAAGACAGTACATTCTTCGAAAGCTGTGGCGTTGCAGATTTAATCACAACATGCTGTAAGCTGGCTCTTATGGACTTCGTTTTGGTGAAGCTCTGACTTCACCTTTTGAATTTGTGTAAAGACAAAGACTTCAGTAGTTTTGTGTGTTTCAATTGGCAGTGGGGGGAAGAAATAGGAAGTGCGCAGATGCTTTTGCTAGGAATGGTGGGAAGAGATCTTTCGATGAGCTTGAAGCAGAGATGTTGCAGGGCCAGAAATTACAGGTACCACCCAGCTAACAAATAAAATGTGTTGAATGATAAATTTAGGGTGTGTTTGGGTTAAAGAATATGGAGTTCTTCGAATCCATAATTTTGAACGCATTTCATCAAATTAAACACTCTTCAATAAGAATTATGATAGACATCACATTCATCCAAGATGAAAACAATCTGAAATCCGGAGTTGAATTCTTTTTCAAATCAAATGAATccattacaactttattgaattcgagaatttcaaGCCGGGATGCACCAATGGACTGAAAACCAATACTGtatgataattaataaaaattgtaGCCTTTATTGACCAAAAACACACAATGCCTTCCCCTAATTCAAAATTCTTGGCAAGTCACTCTTATTTAATTTCTTGGATAGCCAATGAATGCAAGTCGGCATATATAATTCTTTCACACAAGATGATCAATGAGTTGTTTTGCTTGAGGAATCGACATATCAAGTCTAAAACTTCTTTTTGCAGCGCTTTATTATATCTAATTCATTCGCACAACACATCAATGAGTTATTTTTCTCGAGGGGTCGATGTATCAAGGATAAAACTTCTGTTAATGGTTCTTCTTCACTTGCCTATTTTGTATAATCCAATTCAATTTATGCAGGGTGTATCAACCGCAAAAGAGGTTTATGAAGTTTTGAATCATCGAGGATGGTTAGAGCTTTTCCCTCTGTTCTCAACAGTGCACAAGATTTGCATTGGTCAACTCCCACCGTCAGCCATAGTCGAGTACAGTGAGCACAAACCTAACTTTTCCATTGTTGGAGGCTCTGCTCAATTTTTCTGATCTTTTTGCACTAACAAATTTTACATTACATACTCGAATTTATAATATTACATTTTGCTCTTCAACTAGTATCACTTGCAAACTATCGCATCGTTGTAGCATACGGCAGAAAACAATATTGAAATATACTCCAACTTATGGACCCAAATCTATATTCGACTCCACAGCTAGATTTCATTCTTTCCAGTTGCACCATCTCCACTCCACATCTAGATTTCTAATATGTTCCCACAGAAAACTCGGAGAGAGTTTAGCAAATTGATCCAAGATATCAATCACTATGCAAAATTCCAATGGGTTAAAAAGAAACCTATTCGAATAGGAATTTGTAACCAAGTCCAGTTATTACACGATATACCCACAAACAACAAATCATAAACCAGGTAATCAACAAGACATAAGACAAATCAACCCCAAACACATTTTTCTATACCCCTCGTTACCATATTCAATGCATAAATTTTACAAAATTCAAGGGAAAATTTACCCAGTACGTATTCTATCCAAGGTGTCTACACTCTTCCGAGCTCTTTCCACTTGAAGGTCGACACTTTTCCGTGCCTTCTCAATGCAGTCAACGCTTCTGCGCGACCTTTCCAACTTTTCGAATGCCCTTAATTTATCCAGCTTGTCACCATTGTTTGAATGAATTTTCAATCTCTCGGGTTTGTCTGTACTGTGTCTGGGCTTTTCTCTCCAGTCATTGCTCTTTCTTGGAGCATCAAATAAATCTGTACTCTTTCTAGATGGCTCAATCAGGTCTGTGCTTTTCCTAGTACTGATTCTGTGTGAGGTTGATCTCTCCACAGTTGCCACAAACTTCTTCAAATGTCTGATGTACTCTGGATAGAGTTCTAAATCACAGTGATTTCCTCCTTTAACCCATAAGGGTTCATGTTTCACCTTACACAGTTCCCAGAGTTGCTTACCATGTGAAAAATCAACAACCTCATCAGCCGTTCCCTGCACACGCAATATTGCTTAAATCATGTGAACTTGCAAGCTAATAAAGCCTCTGGTGTTAAAAAAATTTGCAATTGATGAAAATGTAGCACTTACATGAATAATAAGTACGGGACAATTAACGAGAGGGATTTTATCAATGTTCTGCAACATGCCAAGTAACAAATATTGAGCAAAAATATCAATACACACAAAATTTTCAACCAAGAGATAAGTAAAGACTTCTGATAAGGGGAGAGAGACTGTACCTTGTAGATGTCAAACCAGTAAGTGCGCTTAACAGGATACATGACTCTCACTCCTGAGAGTATAGGACTATGCAACACAACAGCTCTTAACCTAGACAACCGAGTTGCAAGTTCCAGAGTCGGTCCGCTTCCAACAGATTGACCATAGAGAATGATATCTTCCTGTTTAGTTCCATAGTTCTCCTCAAGACACTTAAACACTGCGTCAATATCTCCATAAGTATTCTGCTCACTGGGCTACAAATATGATAACCACATTGTAGATTTTATTCTGGAGTTTGGCAAGTAAACTACATCGTATGATCCCAAAACTGAAAAAAGTTGAATGATGTTATACACACCTTCCCAGATGACTGGCCATACCCAGAGTAGTCATACCTGAACAAATTACAAAAGCATCACAAATACGATCTGTTTTCAGCTTAAAAAACAGCTTTCATGAAATcttatttatgaaaatatggGCAAATTGCATCTGGACCCCtgtaaaaattcaaaaacaaaaaacactTGGTAAAACCcgtgtttttaaaataaatcataaaaccccTTACAAATTGGGTCAATGtgcttgaattttttaaaacacGGGGCTCAATATGTTTGATTTTTAAAGAATGGACGTATATTAgccttttaatattttttagggGGTTTTATACCTTTTAAACTATCGACAGGGATTCATATGCAATTAGCCCATGAAAATGTAAAAGGATGGGGACAATTCAGGAGTATCTCTCTCAAATGTAAAGAGTGTTAACCATTATTCCCAAAATTTCACACTCCCAACATGATGAAGAAAATACTTAAAGCATGTGTGATGTTTCAAGAATTTGCTTTCGAGTAGGCGCATTGTGGCAATACACTAAAAAGGTAATCTGGATCAATTTGGTTGCCAGAGTCTTTAACATCATCAAAGAGGACGACAATAAATTATGAAATTGGAACTATAGTCAAACCTGTTGATGAAATGCCATCAAATGTTGGACCACTTAAGCTTTCAAACAATTggaccataaataattaaaggcACAACCAATTATGGTTTTTACATCAGCTAGATATACAAATCATTTTCCAGAAACACGAGCAAATTGATACTACAATAAGTTATTTAGATTTTCCAATAAAACCAGGCTCACCTTGGAAAAACTGAAAATTGGCTAATTTTAATACCAATTTAGATTCATACAACTTCACTAAAACCAAAGAAGCTGAGTAGTTCATCAATAAAATTCAAAGATCAAATATTTAAGTACTTATTGGCACTATCAAGCCAATTAATGTCTCCAACCCACTTCCAGCTTTCAAACAAATGCAGTAAttgttaattaaataacaccaATGAGGTCGCCAAGCTTCATTAACTAAAATTGAACAGGGACACTGCTTTCACATGTTTAGAGGTTACTTTCACCAATCACCAACTaataaaaattgaaacaaaACCTTCTACCTCGATCCATCACTCTCTTGATTTACAAGAGAAATTCAAAATAGGCAAACAAATAGACATCCTTCAACACATTGCAGGCACTGCAGACAATCACTTGATTGACGCATTACCCAAAATTTTCATCATATCTAATTTCATTAGTGTATTTCTCAATTAAGTTCATCGTATTTATATTTTAGCGTCCAATAAAGGGGTGCTTTAATCAGTCTGCCTCGTCACAGTTGATATCGGCGGTAAGATTCAGCCTTTGATCCAAAACATCTTTCAGCTCCGAGAAACTTCATCGAGCTTATTCTATACAGTTCACAATAGCAAATCTAGCGCAGTCGATTCTTACATGACATAATCGCAAACGCCACGAAAAAATGATCTACCATCATAGATACTTTTCTTACTACCACATCCACTATACTCCGAAAAATCCAAAATGCGAATTTGAAATATAGCTAATCCCacttcataaatcataaacatagaAAAACAACATGAACGAAGACTTCACAGATAAAGACCACGATCGCAAACCCGAAAGTAAAACATAGCATGCGACACAAGTAGAGAAGCTCAAATTACCCGATCAAATTGACACGCAAGTGAATACTGAGCTCGATAAAAAGTTCATACATCTGCCCCAGATCAGCGGCATTGCCATGAGAATAGAGAAGTGTAGAACTAGCCATGGGATACCTCACGTAAACGGCCACGATCTCTGTACCACGCCGCGTAGGCAGCTTCATAACCTCCACGTTTTCCCGGTGCGGAAACGGGCTCAACAGCAGCAGACCCGTTCCTTCATCGTTCATTACCTTGTAAGACGGGGGATTAGGCGGAAAGAAAGCGAACTTCGCTGCCATCGATGACGTCATCCCGCCCATGATCGATCGATATATTTATCCCACTTCACTTGGGTGGTTTTCTTTCCGTTTGACGAGCTCCAGCTAACACTTAACAGCTACCGTTGCAATAGAAGTAAGGCAGTGAACCGTAGGAAAAGTGTAGATGGAGAAACCAAACAATAATGGAAGTGTGGGGAAGCCGAAAGGGAAAGTGTGTGCATGTGGAGAGAGAATTGTTTTATCTTTTGAAATTCGATGACGCATGGAACATGTTTGTATTATTGTCCGTATGACGAATCGAAAAGTCCGCGAGACCCCCCTAATTCCTtcggtttatttcatcctacctatACGGACATTGTccccatgataggatggatggtCAAGATTTGTCTATGCATATGtaggacccacttttttttttgaaattgtatgtttgGCAAGATCTTGGCCATCCATCCTCTCATGGAGGCAATGCCCACATGAGTAGGATCTCATTAACCAATTCCTTCTCCCTGTTCTAATTTTCTTTGTGGGTTTGGTTGCCGCTGCCCCACATTTCAATTTTTtcggattttttttttgttcatgACAAATACATAATTTTCATTTTCAACTTTTCGAATTAGGCCAACTCAGATCATTTCACTGTTTTGGACACTTTATCCCTAATTACAACCCTTTTGGGAATGAATGCATCATACCCTTTTCTTctacaaatattttctttttttggaAATGCTGTTTAGATAAAAGATTACTCATTCGGACAACCGAATGCGAAAACGACattacaaaattttaaaattaaaaggtCGTGTAAACTCCTAGCCCTACCatattatagtttttttttttttttaaaaaaaggtcattttttaaaaaatgaaatttgtGGGAATCAATATTCCCATATGTGAAGAGTGGGGAGGTTGTGCTATACTGCTATGCCGGTTTCCTAGGTAGGTTTGAAGTGAGGTGAATGAGGTTGAGAATGATTATAGAGTAG
This Primulina eburnea isolate SZY01 chromosome 2, ASM2296580v1, whole genome shotgun sequence DNA region includes the following protein-coding sequences:
- the LOC140823478 gene encoding uncharacterized protein isoform X2, whose product is MGGMTSSMAAKFAFFPPNPPSYKVMNDEGTGLLLLSPFPHRENVEVMKLPTRRGTEIVAVYVRYDYSGYGQSSGKPSEQNTYGDIDAVFKCLEENYGTKQEDIILYGQSVGSGPTLELATRLSRLRAVVLHSPILSGVRVMYPVKRTYWFDIYKNIDKIPLVNCPVLIIHGTADEVVDFSHGKQLWELCKVKHEPLWVKGGNHCDLELYPEYIRHLKKFVATVERSTSHRISTRKSTDLIEPSRKSTDLFDAPRKSNDWREKPRHSTDKPERLKIHSNNGDKLDKLRAFEKLERSRRSVDCIEKARKSVDLQVERARKSVDTLDRIRTG
- the LOC140823478 gene encoding uncharacterized protein isoform X1 translates to MGGMTSSMAAKFAFFPPNPPSYKVMNDEGTGLLLLSPFPHRENVEVMKLPTRRGTEIVAVYVRYPMASSTLLYSHGNAADLGQMYELFIELSIHLRVNLIGYDYSGYGQSSGKPSEQNTYGDIDAVFKCLEENYGTKQEDIILYGQSVGSGPTLELATRLSRLRAVVLHSPILSGVRVMYPVKRTYWFDIYKNIDKIPLVNCPVLIIHGTADEVVDFSHGKQLWELCKVKHEPLWVKGGNHCDLELYPEYIRHLKKFVATVERSTSHRISTRKSTDLIEPSRKSTDLFDAPRKSNDWREKPRHSTDKPERLKIHSNNGDKLDKLRAFEKLERSRRSVDCIEKARKSVDLQVERARKSVDTLDRIRTG